A part of Thermotoga petrophila RKU-1 genomic DNA contains:
- the argB gene encoding acetylglutamate kinase, whose product MRIDTVNVLLEALPYIKEFYGKTFVIKFGGSAMKQENAKKAFIQDIILLKYTGIKPIIVHGGGPAISQMMKDLGIEPVFKNGHRVTDEKTMEIVEMVLVGKINKEIVMNLNLHGGRAVGICGKDSKLIVAEKETKHGDIGYVGKVKKVNPEILHALIENDYIPVIAPVGIGEDGHSYNINADTAAAEIAKSLMAEKLILLTDVDGVLKGDKLISTLTPDEAEDLIRDGTVTGGMIPKVECAVSAVRGGVGAVHIINGGLEHAILLEIFSRKGIGTMIKELEG is encoded by the coding sequence ATGAGGATCGACACGGTCAACGTTCTCCTCGAAGCTCTTCCATACATAAAGGAATTCTACGGAAAAACCTTTGTCATAAAGTTCGGCGGCAGTGCGATGAAGCAGGAGAACGCAAAGAAAGCCTTCATCCAGGATATAATTCTCCTGAAGTACACCGGGATAAAACCGATCATCGTTCACGGTGGAGGGCCTGCCATCTCCCAGATGATGAAGGACCTCGGTATAGAACCTGTTTTCAAGAACGGGCACAGGGTGACCGACGAGAAAACCATGGAGATCGTTGAGATGGTCCTCGTTGGAAAGATCAACAAAGAAATCGTGATGAACTTGAACCTGCACGGTGGACGGGCCGTTGGAATCTGTGGAAAAGATTCAAAACTCATAGTGGCAGAAAAGGAGACGAAACACGGAGACATAGGTTACGTTGGAAAAGTGAAGAAGGTCAATCCAGAAATTCTTCATGCACTGATAGAAAACGATTACATCCCGGTGATCGCCCCTGTGGGAATAGGAGAAGACGGTCACTCCTACAACATAAACGCCGATACCGCAGCTGCGGAGATAGCGAAAAGCCTGATGGCAGAAAAGCTCATCCTCCTCACGGACGTGGACGGTGTTCTGAAGGGTGATAAACTCATCTCCACTCTGACGCCGGACGAAGCAGAGGATCTGATCAGAGACGGCACAGTGACGGGGGGAATGATTCCAAAGGTTGAATGCGCCGTGTCTGCAGTGAGGGGGGGAGTGGGAGCCGTTCACATCATAAACGGGGGATTGGAACACGCGATCCTGCTGGAGATATTCAGCAGGAAGGGTATCGGAACCATGATAAAAGAACTGGAGGGGTAA
- a CDS encoding aspartate aminotransferase family protein — translation MYLMNTYSRFPATFVYGKGSWIYDEKGNAYLDFTSGIAVNVLGHSHPRLVEAIKDQAEKLIHCSNLFWNRPQMELAELLSKNTFGGKVFFANTGTEANEAAIKIARKYGKKKSEKKYRILSAHNSFHGRTLGSLTATGQPKYQKPFEPLVPGFEYFEFNNIEDLRKKMSEDVCAVFLEPIQGESGIVPATKEFLEGARKLCDEYDALLVFDEVQCGMGRTGKLFAYQKYGVVPDVLTTAKGLGGGVPIGAVIVNERADVLEPGDHGTTFGGNPLACRAGVTVIKELTKEGFLEEVEEKGNYLMEKLQEMKEEFDLVADVRGMGLMIGIQFKEEVNNREIATKCFENKLLVVPAGNNTVRFLPPLTVEYGEIDLAVETLKKVLREI, via the coding sequence ATGTATCTGATGAACACTTACAGCAGGTTTCCAGCAACGTTTGTCTATGGCAAAGGCTCCTGGATCTACGACGAAAAAGGAAATGCGTATCTTGATTTCACCTCAGGAATAGCGGTGAACGTCCTCGGACACTCTCATCCTCGACTGGTGGAAGCCATAAAGGATCAGGCAGAGAAGCTCATTCACTGTTCAAATCTTTTCTGGAACCGTCCGCAGATGGAACTGGCAGAACTTCTGTCGAAGAACACGTTCGGTGGCAAGGTTTTCTTCGCGAACACGGGAACCGAAGCGAACGAAGCCGCCATAAAGATAGCGAGAAAATACGGAAAGAAAAAGAGCGAAAAAAAATACAGAATCCTCTCCGCCCACAATTCTTTCCACGGAAGAACTCTGGGCTCCCTCACAGCGACGGGACAGCCGAAATATCAGAAACCTTTCGAACCACTCGTTCCCGGCTTTGAATACTTCGAGTTCAACAACATAGAAGATCTGAGAAAAAAGATGTCAGAAGACGTGTGTGCTGTGTTCCTCGAACCGATTCAGGGAGAAAGCGGAATAGTACCAGCCACCAAAGAATTCCTTGAAGGGGCTAGAAAACTCTGCGACGAGTACGATGCACTTCTTGTGTTCGACGAGGTTCAGTGTGGAATGGGAAGGACAGGAAAACTCTTCGCGTATCAAAAGTACGGAGTCGTTCCAGACGTTCTCACAACCGCCAAGGGACTCGGTGGGGGAGTCCCCATCGGAGCTGTCATTGTGAACGAAAGAGCGGACGTTCTGGAGCCAGGAGATCACGGCACCACGTTCGGAGGAAACCCGCTCGCCTGTAGGGCCGGGGTGACCGTGATCAAAGAGTTGACGAAGGAAGGCTTCCTCGAAGAAGTGGAAGAGAAAGGAAACTACCTCATGGAAAAGCTCCAGGAAATGAAAGAAGAATTCGACTTGGTAGCCGACGTGAGGGGAATGGGACTCATGATAGGGATTCAGTTTAAAGAGGAAGTGAACAACAGAGAGATCGCCACGAAATGCTTTGAAAATAAACTGCTCGTTGTTCCAGCAGGTAACAACACGGTCAGATTCTTACCACCACTCACGGTAGAGTACGGAGAGATAGACCTGGCGGTTGAGACACTCAAAAAAGTCCTGAGAGAAATTTGA
- a CDS encoding DMT family transporter translates to MTLQPVLTGLLSWLIYGERISSFRIVTGSTVVTGVVLALAGKEGFSGVSRGDLLAVVGVVFFCGYLVLGRYLNRAMGSMEFSLRTHALASAVLAFLVPSFGVVETKEWFILIGLGVGCSFLGYLFINLSLRYFSSSVVSVVLVGEPVLSVLWSFLLLGEAVTFFEAIGFIVAVIGLVLFILKT, encoded by the coding sequence TTGACGCTTCAGCCTGTTTTGACGGGATTGCTCTCGTGGCTGATCTATGGAGAAAGGATCAGTTCTTTCAGAATTGTCACGGGAAGCACGGTTGTTACGGGGGTGGTACTGGCTCTTGCTGGAAAAGAGGGTTTTTCAGGTGTTTCGAGGGGTGATTTGCTTGCAGTTGTTGGTGTGGTGTTCTTTTGTGGGTACCTTGTTCTTGGAAGATACCTGAACAGGGCCATGGGAAGTATGGAGTTCAGTCTGAGAACGCACGCTTTAGCTTCAGCTGTTCTGGCTTTTCTTGTGCCATCGTTCGGGGTCGTTGAAACGAAAGAGTGGTTCATCCTAATCGGTCTGGGGGTGGGATGTTCGTTTCTGGGGTATCTTTTCATCAATCTCTCGCTCAGATATTTTTCCTCAAGTGTGGTGAGTGTTGTTCTGGTTGGAGAACCGGTTCTTTCTGTCCTGTGGTCTTTTCTTCTTCTGGGTGAAGCTGTGACATTTTTTGAAGCCATCGGTTTTATAGTTGCAGTAATAGGACTTGTATTATTCATTCTAAAAACTTGA